In Oryza brachyantha chromosome 2, ObraRS2, whole genome shotgun sequence, a single window of DNA contains:
- the LOC102700409 gene encoding L-type lectin-domain containing receptor kinase S.7: MPSRRTCLALLFLLLLAVCPLSAAAASNVAAAPASSYRRISWASNLTLLGSASRLPDAAGVALTTPSRDGVGAGRALFSEPVRLLLPYDAASASSSGPATPASFSTRFTFRITPSPSYGDGLAFLLTSSRSFLGASNGFFGLFPSSSASDESELRDVSTVAVEIDTHLDAALHDPDGNHVALDAGSIFSVASAHPGVDLKAGVPITAWVEYRAPHRRLKVWLSYSPTRRPEKPALSADVDLSGLLRTYMYAGFSASNGNGAALHVIERWTFRTFGFPNSSHAPPPTKNIGPTSPNQPPPPRHHRRRRLFYKVLGGVLGGMVLLGLVVVSSVVWLARSVRRKQQEPAGHDEDMPEATLSMEVARAATKGFDSGNVIGVGGSGATVYEGVLPSGSKVAIKRFQAIGPCTKAFESELKAMLNCPHHPNLVPLAGWCRSKDELVLVYEFMPNGNLDSALHTLGGATLPWEARFRAVYGVASALAYLHDECEHRILHRDVKSSNVMLDAEFNARLGDFGLARTVSHGGLPLTTQPAGTLGYLAPEYVHTGVATERSDVYSFGVLALEVATGRRPAERGISVVNWVWTLWGRRRLVDAADRRLQGRFVADEMRRVLLVGLCCVHPDCRKRPAMRRVVSMLDGTAPLISVPDKMPPVLLQPLTNQVSSMNSADTANTAFFSCR; this comes from the coding sequence atgccTTCACGCCGTACCTGCCTTGCCCTCCTCTTTCTACTACTCCTTGCCGTCTGCCCactgtccgccgccgccgcgtcgaaTGTCGCTGCGGCCCCCGCCTCCTCTTATCGCCGTATCTCATGGGCGAGCAACCTCACGCTGCTCGGATCCGCCTCGCGCCTCCCGGACGCAGCCGGCGTCGCGCTCACCACCCCGTcccgcgacggcgtcggcgccggccgcgcgctcTTCTCGGAGCCTGTGCGCCTCCTCCTGCCCTACGACgcggcctccgcctcgtcctcgggACCCGCCACCCCGGCCTCCTTCTCCACCCGCTTCACCTTCCGCATCACGCCCTCGCCCTCCTACGGCGACGGCCTTGCCTTCCTCCTCACCTCCTCCCGCAGTTTCCTCGGCGCCTCCAACGGGTTCTTTGGCCTGTTCCCCTCCTCATCCGCCTCCGATGAGAGCGAACTCCGCGACGTGTCCACTGTCGCCGTCGAGATCGACACCCATCTCGACGCGGCGCTGCATGACCCGGACGGGAACCACGTCGCGCTCGACGCGGGATCCATCTTCTCCGTGGCGTCTGCACACCCAGGCGTAGACCTCAAGGCCGGCGTGCCCATCACCGCCTGGGTTGAGTATCgcgcgccgcaccgccgcctcaAGGTATGGCTCTCGTACTCACCGACCCGTCGCCCCGAGAAGCCCGCCCTCTCGGCCGATGTCGACCTCTCCGGCCTCCTGCGCACCTACATGTACGCGGGGTTCTCGGCGTCCAATGGCAACGGCGCTGCTCTTCACGTCATCGAGCGCTGGACCTTCCGCACCTTCGGCTTCCCCAATTCTTCACacgccccgccgccgaccaAGAACATAGGCCCAACTTCGCCCAATcagcctccccctccccgtcaccaccgccgccgccgtctatTCTACAAGGTGCTTGGCGGAGTCCTCGGCGGTATGGTATTGCTGGGCCTTGTCGTCGTTAGTTCTGTTGTCTGGCTTGCCCGGTCAGTGCGCCGCAAGCAGCAAGAACCTGCAGGGCATGACGAGGACATGCCGGAAGCAACACTGTCTATGGAGGTGGCGCGAGCAGCAACAAAGGGCTTTGACAGTGGCAATGTGATCGGCGTTGGTGGCTCTGGTGCCACTGTGTATGAGGGAGTGCTCCCCTCTGGGTCGAAGGTTGCGATCAAACGGTTTCAGGCTATTGGACCGTGCACAAAGGCATTTGAAAGTGAGCTTAAGGCCATGCTTAACTGTCCTCATCACCCCAATCTAGTGCCACTTGCTGGGTGGTGCAGGAGTAAGGATGAGCTTGTGCTTGTTTATGAGTTCATGCCCAATGGTAATCTTGACTCCGCACTGCACACACTGGGTGGAGCAACACTTCCCTGGGAGGCACGGTTCAGGGCTGTATATGGTGTTGCATCAGCACTAGCATATCTGCATGATGAGTGTGAGCACCGGATTCTGCATCGTGATGTCAAGTCATCAAATGTGATGCTTGATGCAGAGTTCAATGCCCGACTAGGTGATTTTGGCCTTGCCCGCACTGTAAGCCATGGTGGGTTGCCACTTACAACACAACCAGCAGGAACGCTGGGGTACCTTGCACCAGAATATGTTCATACAGGGGTGGCAACAGAGCGGTCTGATGTATACAGCTTTGGGGTGCTTGCTCTGGAAGTGGCCACTGGTCGAAGGCCCGCAGAGAGGGGAATCTCTGTTGTCAATTGGGTGTGGACTCTGTGGGGTCGTCGAAGATTGGTTGATGCAGCAGACCGGCGTCTCCAGGGACGATTTGTTGCAGATGAGATGCGACGGGTACTGCTTGTGGGTCTATGCTGTGTACATCCAGACTGCCGGAAGAGGCCTGCTATGCGAAGGGTAGTCAGTATGCTTGATGGTACTGCACCGTTGATATCGGTACCAGATAAGATGCCACCAGTTCTTCTACAACCACTAACAAATCAAGTTTCCTCAATGAACTCTGCAGATACTGCCAATACTGCATTCTTCAGTTGTCGCTGA
- the LOC102700124 gene encoding microtubule-binding protein TANGLED1, which produces MVARSPDARQCRQTAAAAAAAAALNPALVRETLKKVDRCMARLQELQYTVAGGAKVVSGVSLSPRSMRGYLRTSLRCKQETVRMRTTPAHKRSPNSKFGGGDGGAAQWRRMSLPAMLLGETVLEIVQASKFAGDIVAVVDAGANKSRDAPKTPKPVTRTRKVAIEATPLRARRAREKHSQRGTAHAEVSTPPSRGRVRSRIQFKATSPLGRPSVSANRVSPRNRPWAKKTVMFPNPTFIASTSSAAYDSPSPSKKQKRFYKTRSPVTARQTPHKFLVKSPPSSLGSKLKSHGKLHPSRPVTVSPPEKVQAAAAAAAAAASASKTRRCTFSPSRLASRLVSSPAKAQAAASNNKGRRCSFSPSRLATRLVSPIKARLSLTRSRDGGVQGGGGMVSGLKQRPGVSMTVRTVSSRIPSY; this is translated from the exons ATGGTCGCGAGGAGCCCGGACGCCAGGCAGTGCAGGCagacggccgccgcggccgctgctgccgcggcGCTCAATCCCGCCCTCGTCCGGGAGACCCTCAAGAAG GTGGACCGGTGCATGGCGCGGCTGCAGGAGCTGCAGTacacggtggccggcggcgccaaGGTGGTCTCCGGCGTCAGCCTCAGCCCGCGCAGCATGCGCGGGTACCTCCGCACCAGCCTCCGCTGCAAGCAGGAGACCGTCAG GATGAGGACCACGCCGGCGCATAAGAGATCCCCGAACAGCAAgttcggcggcggtgatggcggcgccgcccaGTGGCGCCGGATGTCACTTCCGGCGATGCTCCTCGGCGAGACCGTACTGGAGATCGTCCAGGCGAGCAAGTTCGCAGGCGATATTGTCGCTGTGGTGGATGCTGGCGCCAATAAGAGCAGAGACGCCCCCAAGACCCCGAAACCAGTAACCAGGACAAGGAAAGTGGCCATCGAGGCGACCCCgctccgcgctcgccgcgccaGGGAGAAGCATAGTCAGCGGGGCACCGCGCATGCCGAGGTCAGCACGCCGCCGTCACGCGGCCGCGTGCGCTCCCGGATACAGTTCAAGGCCACCTCGCCGCTTGGGAGGCCGTCGGTTTCCGCGAACCGGGTATCCCCCCGGAACAGGCCATGGGCCAAGAAGACGGTGATGTTCCCCAACCCGACGTTcatcgcctccacctcctccgccgcgtacgactcgccgtcgccgtccaaGAAACAGAAGCGGTTCTACAAGACGCGGTCCCCGGTCACCGCCAGGCAGACTCCGCACAAATTCCTGGTCAAGTCGCCGCCAAGCTCGCTTGGGTCCAAGCTCAAAAGCCATGGCAAATTGCACCCTTCAAGGCCAGTCACCGTGTCGCCACCTGAAAAGgtccaggcggcggcggcggcggcggcggcggcggcatcagcGTCCAAGACCCGGCGCTGCACATTCTCGCCGTCACGTTTGGCATCACGTCTCGTGTCGTCCCCTGCAAAAGCGCAGGCTGCGGCGTCAAACAACAAGGGCCGGCGGTGCTCGTTCTCCCCGTCACGGTTGGCGACAAGGCTCGTGTCGCCGATCAAGGCGAGGTTATCGCTGACCAGGAGCCGGGACGGTGGTGTCCAGGGCGGCGGAGGCATGGTGAGCGGGCTAAAGCAGCGACCGGGCGTCAGCATGACGGTGCGAACGGTGTCAAGCAGGATACCGTCATATTGA
- the LOC107303600 gene encoding uncharacterized protein LOC107303600, whose product MAGRWVSVSSDYELQPVPSQAVGEAAACGLWTGQAGNASGIGTRAGPAACHRRGSDGEASRRPCAVPLSRCPRSPLPQPQPANISELVLLCMTASSFLPSCTQRLHVAYGQGRLGMHRAAGLRQGRRPATNEAATARRAGGQAQCRYPGVPAHHIPSRSQPTSASSIMYDSILLPAQLHTEAAEGRGLRLGAPELARLASCACSLSNGMRWLSLEFDDWYLCS is encoded by the exons ATGGCAGGGCGGTGGGTCAGCGTCAGCAGCGACTACGAGCTTCAGCCGGTGCCCAGCCAGGCGGTGGGCGAGGCGGCTGCGTGTGGCCTATGGACAGGGCAAGCTGGGAATGCATCGGGCATCGGGACTCGGGCAGGGCCAGCGGCCTGCCACCGACgaggcagcgacggcgaggcgagcagGCGGCCATGCGCAGTGCCGCTATCCCGGTGTCCCCGCTCGCCACTTCCCCAGCCGCAGCCAGCAAACATCAGCGAG CTAGTTCTATTATGTATGACAGCATCTAGCTTCCTACCCAGCTGCACACAGAGGCTGCATGTGGCCTATGGACAGGGCAGGCTGGGCATGCATCGGGCAGCGGGACTCAGACagggccggcggccggccaccaacgaggcagcgacggcgaggcgagcagGCGGCCAGGCGCAGTGCCGCTATCCCGGTGTCCCCGCTCACCACATCCCCAGCCGCAGCCAGCCAACGTCAGCGAG TTCTATTATGTATGACAGCATCTTGCTTCCTGCTCAGCTGCACACAGAGGCTGCGGAGGGTCGGGGTTTGAGGCTGGGAGCACCAGAGCTAGCAAGGCTGGCGAGCTGCGCGTGCAGTTTGTCAAATG GAATGAGGTGGCTGAGCTTGGAATTTGATGACTGGTATTTGTGTAGTTGA